A DNA window from Gaiellales bacterium contains the following coding sequences:
- a CDS encoding ASCH domain-containing protein: protein MNALNFYSPVVADQLRHHRKTATIRLGDKSGKYKKGQVVCVLVGQRFGVREKVFDAVIDKVEVKQLQEVSPREIQHDNPEIRHIDEFTHFLGQLYNREVTEEATVTVIHFSEIRG from the coding sequence GTGAACGCTCTCAACTTCTATTCCCCGGTCGTCGCCGACCAGCTCCGCCACCACCGCAAGACGGCGACGATCCGTCTCGGCGACAAGAGCGGGAAGTACAAGAAGGGCCAGGTCGTGTGCGTGCTCGTGGGACAGCGCTTCGGCGTGCGCGAGAAGGTCTTCGACGCCGTCATCGACAAGGTCGAGGTGAAGCAGCTGCAGGAGGTCTCGCCGCGCGAGATCCAGCACGACAACCCGGAGATCCGGCACATCGACGAGTTCACGCACTTCCTCGGCCAGCTGTACAACCGCGAGGTGACCGAGGAGGCCACGGTCACCGTCATCCACTTCTCCGAGATCCGGGGCTAG
- a CDS encoding GGDEF domain-containing protein → MSLAILLPILVVAVAALAAAVVFAVREHRRARTLADELQTARTEATLLERRDDDTGLWNSRFFVEALTREIERSRTYDRPVALALASVDDVSADEVEASMRTLGAAIGGSVRALDVACRVGTTEFGVIMPETDSRSASVASERVLRAIARARTEGGSTPQAAVGIASCPAHAESFEELVERAGSALRSARRAVRDEPIKPGTVPVAMAVWDDED, encoded by the coding sequence GTGAGCCTCGCGATCCTCCTTCCCATCCTGGTCGTCGCGGTGGCAGCGCTGGCCGCTGCCGTCGTGTTCGCCGTCCGTGAGCACCGGCGTGCCCGCACGCTCGCCGACGAGCTGCAGACCGCCCGCACCGAGGCGACGCTGCTCGAGCGCCGCGACGACGACACCGGGCTCTGGAACAGCCGCTTCTTCGTGGAGGCGCTGACGCGCGAGATCGAGCGGTCGCGCACCTACGACCGGCCGGTGGCGCTGGCGCTCGCGAGCGTCGACGACGTGTCCGCCGACGAGGTCGAGGCCTCGATGCGCACGCTCGGCGCCGCCATCGGCGGCAGCGTCCGGGCGCTCGACGTCGCCTGCCGGGTGGGCACGACCGAGTTCGGCGTGATCATGCCGGAGACCGACTCGCGCTCGGCCTCGGTCGCCTCGGAGCGCGTCCTGCGCGCCATCGCCCGGGCGCGAACCGAGGGCGGCTCGACGCCGCAGGCTGCGGTCGGCATCGCCAGCTGCCCGGCCCACGCGGAGTCGTTCGAGGAGCTGGTCGAGCGGGCCGGCTCCGCCCTTCGCAGCGCCCGCCGCGCCGTCCGCGACGAGCCGATCAAGCCGGGCACCGTGCCCGTCGCGATGGCCGTCTGGGACGACGAAGACTGA
- a CDS encoding HD domain-containing phosphohydrolase — protein MAGEPVRLAELLGALSAMSDLARGHAVDEATRSCLVATGLARRLGLAPPEVSDVYYTSLLRSVGCTATSHEISVLMGGDDIAVRARGDMVDMSRPGEAAAFIAGMGRGLPPTRRLRAVAGTAALGKRAAAEGAHADCEVGAAIARRLRLPATVEAALLDVFERWDGRGGYRGLAGDAIAAPARFAAVGLCAAMFADEPQGAADAVRRWRGRALDPELADAFLASADELLAESGVEDPWLAAVGCEPEPRRTVAADGIDALARAFADAVDLKAPFLHGHSAGVADLSARAAALAGWEEARVRDLRRAALLHDIGRAAIPTGVWEKPGPLSIAEWEQVRLHPYHGERILLRAPALAPLAATAGMHHERTDGSGYHRGVAGTAVDAPARFLAAADAFHAMTEPRPHRPALTSTSAAAALAAMPLDRDAVAAVLEASGQPRPRPPAWPGALTDREVEVLRLLAAGRSKREIAGRLVLSPATVHTHTVHIYAKAGVSTRAALAMWAMEHDLVGPGRHID, from the coding sequence ATGGCCGGCGAACCCGTCCGCCTGGCGGAGCTCCTGGGGGCGCTCTCGGCGATGAGCGACCTCGCCCGCGGCCACGCCGTCGACGAGGCCACCCGCTCGTGCCTGGTCGCCACGGGCCTGGCCCGTCGTCTGGGACTCGCCCCGCCCGAGGTCTCGGACGTCTACTACACCTCGCTCCTGCGGTCGGTCGGATGCACCGCGACGTCGCACGAGATCTCGGTGCTGATGGGCGGCGACGACATCGCCGTCCGCGCCCGCGGCGACATGGTCGACATGTCCCGCCCCGGCGAGGCGGCGGCGTTCATCGCCGGGATGGGCCGCGGCCTTCCGCCCACCAGGCGCCTGCGCGCGGTGGCCGGGACGGCCGCGCTCGGCAAGCGGGCGGCGGCGGAGGGGGCCCACGCCGACTGCGAGGTCGGCGCCGCCATCGCCCGCCGGCTGCGCCTGCCGGCGACGGTGGAGGCGGCGCTGCTCGACGTGTTCGAGCGCTGGGACGGGCGCGGCGGCTACCGCGGCCTGGCCGGCGACGCGATCGCCGCGCCGGCACGGTTCGCCGCCGTCGGCCTGTGCGCGGCCATGTTCGCCGACGAGCCCCAGGGAGCCGCGGACGCCGTCCGGCGCTGGCGGGGGCGCGCCCTCGACCCCGAGCTGGCCGACGCGTTCCTGGCCTCGGCGGACGAGCTGCTCGCCGAGTCGGGCGTGGAGGATCCGTGGCTGGCGGCGGTCGGCTGCGAGCCGGAGCCGCGCCGGACGGTCGCCGCGGACGGTATCGACGCGCTCGCCCGCGCCTTCGCCGACGCCGTCGACCTGAAGGCGCCGTTCCTGCACGGCCACTCGGCCGGGGTCGCCGACCTCTCGGCCCGGGCCGCGGCGCTGGCCGGCTGGGAAGAGGCGCGGGTGCGCGACCTGCGCCGGGCGGCGCTGCTGCACGACATCGGCCGGGCCGCGATCCCGACGGGCGTCTGGGAGAAGCCGGGCCCGCTCTCGATCGCCGAGTGGGAGCAGGTGCGCCTGCACCCCTACCACGGCGAGCGCATCCTCCTGCGGGCGCCGGCCCTCGCGCCGCTCGCGGCGACGGCGGGGATGCACCACGAGCGCACCGACGGCAGCGGGTATCACCGCGGCGTCGCGGGGACGGCCGTCGACGCACCGGCCCGGTTCCTGGCGGCCGCCGACGCGTTCCATGCGATGACGGAGCCACGCCCGCACCGGCCGGCGCTCACGTCGACTTCGGCGGCGGCGGCGCTGGCCGCGATGCCGCTCGACCGCGATGCCGTGGCCGCGGTGCTCGAGGCGTCCGGACAGCCTCGGCCGCGGCCGCCGGCCTGGCCGGGCGCGCTCACCGACCGCGAGGTCGAGGTGCTGCGCCTGCTGGCAGCGGGCCGGTCGAAGCGCGAGATCGCCGGCCGGCTGGTGCTCTCGCCGGCGACGGTGCACACGCACACCGTGCACATCTACGCCAAGGCGGGCGTGTCGACCCGCGCGGCCCTGGCGATGTGGGCGATGGAGCACGATCTGGTCGGGCCGGGGCGCCATATCGACTGA
- a CDS encoding nuclear transport factor 2 family protein, producing MIETQSAAEATVLRGYQAFASADMETLGELFHPDIVWTHHNDDRFGGPKIGWPAVAQYFAESAELTAGNLEARVESTTASGELVAVGARMIGTRPDGRRFDDPQMHLFRLRDGRVVQVEQYVGDPQAVEAFWA from the coding sequence ATGATCGAGACCCAGAGCGCCGCCGAGGCGACCGTGCTGCGCGGCTACCAGGCGTTCGCGAGCGCGGACATGGAGACGCTCGGCGAGCTCTTCCACCCCGACATCGTCTGGACGCACCACAACGACGACCGGTTCGGCGGCCCCAAGATCGGCTGGCCGGCGGTCGCGCAGTACTTCGCCGAGTCGGCGGAGCTCACGGCCGGAAACCTGGAGGCGCGCGTCGAGTCGACGACGGCGTCCGGCGAGCTGGTCGCGGTCGGCGCCCGCATGATCGGCACCCGCCCGGACGGGCGCCGCTTCGACGATCCCCAGATGCATCTCTTCCGGCTGCGCGACGGCCGGGTCGTACAGGTCGAGCAGTACGTGGGCGATCCCCAGGCCGTGGAGGCGTTCTGGGCCTAG
- a CDS encoding thiamine pyrophosphate-dependent dehydrogenase E1 component subunit alpha has product MAVAREATPVSSAADIKQADLDREDLLSIYRNMLITRGIEERGHILYRQGKIPGSFYTGRGNEGAAVGVATAMRTDDVGTPIQRDMGVHVSRGTEPWRIFAQYMGRADGLAAGKDGNVHMADFRLGLIAMVSHLPALMPVAVGCALAFKIRREPRVAVTWSGDGAMARGDAHEAMNLAGVHRLPVVFICDNNQYAYSTPNRSEFGVDHLADRAAAYGFEGVVVDGTDVLTVYREAHAAIERARAGGGPTLLELVTLRMEGHAVHDDAFYVPRELLEAYAKKDPIERYRRWLKEQNVLDEVRDDEINVEVKKLLNDAMKRAEESPLPEPADLLTGVYAEPEELDTPHHR; this is encoded by the coding sequence ATGGCGGTAGCTCGCGAAGCCACGCCGGTCTCCTCGGCGGCGGACATCAAGCAGGCGGATCTCGACCGCGAGGACCTTCTCAGCATCTACCGGAACATGCTGATCACGCGCGGCATCGAGGAGCGCGGCCACATCCTGTACCGCCAGGGCAAGATCCCCGGCAGCTTCTACACCGGCCGCGGCAACGAGGGCGCGGCGGTCGGCGTGGCGACGGCGATGCGGACGGACGACGTCGGCACCCCGATCCAGCGTGACATGGGCGTGCACGTGAGCCGCGGCACCGAGCCGTGGCGGATCTTCGCCCAGTACATGGGCCGCGCGGACGGCCTCGCCGCCGGCAAGGACGGCAACGTCCACATGGCCGACTTCCGGCTCGGCCTGATCGCGATGGTCAGCCACCTGCCGGCGCTGATGCCGGTCGCCGTCGGCTGCGCGCTCGCCTTCAAGATCCGGCGCGAGCCGCGGGTGGCGGTGACCTGGAGCGGCGACGGCGCCATGGCCCGCGGCGACGCCCACGAGGCGATGAACCTGGCCGGGGTCCACCGCCTGCCCGTCGTCTTCATCTGCGACAACAACCAGTACGCCTACTCGACCCCGAACCGGTCCGAGTTCGGCGTCGACCACCTCGCCGACCGCGCCGCCGCCTACGGGTTCGAGGGCGTCGTGGTCGACGGCACCGACGTGCTCACCGTCTACCGCGAGGCCCATGCCGCCATCGAGCGGGCCCGCGCGGGCGGCGGGCCGACGCTGCTCGAGCTCGTCACGCTGCGCATGGAGGGGCACGCGGTCCACGACGACGCCTTCTACGTCCCCCGCGAGCTGCTCGAGGCCTACGCCAAGAAGGACCCGATCGAGCGCTACCGGCGCTGGCTGAAGGAGCAGAACGTGCTCGACGAGGTGCGCGACGACGAGATCAACGTCGAGGTGAAGAAGCTCCTGAACGACGCCATGAAGCGGGCCGAGGAGAGCCCGCTGCCCGAGCCGGCCGACCTGCTCACCGGCGTCTACGCGGAGCCCGAGGAGCTCGACACCCCCCATCACCGATAG
- a CDS encoding alpha-ketoacid dehydrogenase subunit beta, whose amino-acid sequence MATKTYLQAISDALREEMRRDSRVFLIGEDIGVYGGAFKVTQGFLQEFGEDRVIDSPLSETAIVGSCTGAALMGMRPVCEMQFSDFVSCAFDQLVTVAAKQHYRVGTPVPMVVRLPSGGGFSGGPFHSQNPEGFFAHCPGLKIACPATPADAKGLLTQAIRDPNPVLYFEHKHLYRRIKGEVPDGEHVVEFGKARVHREGADLTVVTYGAMVYTAEEAADAVSKDGTSVEIVDLRTVTPWDRQAVLDSVAKTSKVIVLHEDTHTSGFGAEIAATIAEEAFELLDGPVVRVTAPDTPIPFSPPLEKAFLPQVADVVAAIEKLSAY is encoded by the coding sequence GTGGCCACGAAGACGTACCTGCAGGCGATCTCAGACGCGCTCCGCGAGGAGATGCGGCGTGACTCGCGCGTGTTTTTGATCGGCGAGGACATCGGCGTCTACGGTGGCGCGTTCAAGGTTACCCAGGGCTTCCTGCAGGAGTTCGGCGAGGACCGCGTGATCGACTCGCCCCTGTCCGAGACGGCGATCGTCGGCTCGTGCACCGGCGCCGCGCTGATGGGCATGCGGCCCGTGTGCGAGATGCAGTTCTCCGACTTCGTCTCCTGCGCCTTCGACCAGCTGGTGACCGTCGCCGCCAAGCAGCACTACCGCGTCGGCACGCCGGTGCCGATGGTCGTGCGCCTGCCGTCCGGCGGCGGGTTCTCGGGCGGGCCGTTCCACTCCCAGAACCCCGAGGGCTTCTTCGCCCACTGCCCCGGCCTCAAGATCGCCTGCCCGGCGACGCCGGCCGACGCCAAGGGGCTCCTGACGCAGGCGATCCGCGACCCCAACCCGGTGCTCTACTTCGAGCACAAGCACCTGTACCGCCGCATAAAGGGCGAGGTGCCCGACGGTGAGCACGTCGTCGAGTTCGGGAAGGCGCGCGTGCACCGCGAGGGCGCCGACCTGACGGTGGTCACCTACGGCGCGATGGTCTACACCGCCGAGGAGGCTGCCGACGCCGTGTCGAAGGACGGCACCTCGGTCGAGATCGTCGACCTGCGCACCGTGACGCCGTGGGACCGGCAGGCGGTGCTGGACTCCGTGGCGAAGACCAGCAAGGTGATCGTCCTGCACGAGGACACGCACACGTCCGGCTTCGGCGCCGAGATCGCCGCCACCATCGCGGAGGAGGCGTTCGAGCTGCTCGACGGCCCGGTCGTGCGCGTCACCGCGCCGGACACGCCGATACCGTTCTCCCCACCGCTCGAGAAGGCGTTCCTGCCCCAGGTGGCCGACGTGGTCGCCGCGATCGAGAAGCTGTCCGCCTACTAG
- a CDS encoding dihydrolipoamide acetyltransferase family protein, with translation MATGTLVDVVMPQMGVSVSEGTITRWAKAVGETIEADETIVEISTDKVDTEVPSPASGVVRELFAGEGDTVPVNTRIAVIDTGGEGGDDEAPAEPAAEAVPEPAAAAPAAPQAAPAEGNGNGHNGDGRTFVSPVVARMVAEHGLDVSAIPGTGRGGRVTKKDVQQFIDSGGTAAPAQAPAEVHDVPHFAPPPEAPETAAPAAPAPAPPAAPAAPAVEVAAPGQAGPGEELYRFNTIRKVIARHMRHSLETAAQVTTVIEVDMTGVVNLRKKWKPEYQSRYGVNLTYVPFVARATIDAIGRWPWVNAEVQGESALIKKYVNLGMAVAVDDAKGLMVPVIQHAEEKNLVGLSRSVIELADRARTKTLSPDEMSGGTFTITNPGVFGALIGTPIIPEGQVAILDVEAIVKRPVVVTDAHGNDAIAIRHMMFLCLSYDHRLVDGAYAAQFMAQVKQNLESWDENAFGL, from the coding sequence ATGGCCACTGGAACACTCGTCGACGTCGTCATGCCGCAGATGGGCGTGAGCGTGTCCGAGGGAACGATCACCCGCTGGGCGAAGGCCGTGGGTGAGACGATCGAGGCCGACGAGACCATCGTCGAGATCTCGACGGACAAGGTCGACACCGAGGTTCCCTCCCCTGCGTCGGGTGTGGTGCGCGAGCTGTTCGCCGGCGAGGGCGACACCGTCCCCGTGAACACCCGCATCGCCGTGATCGACACCGGCGGCGAGGGCGGCGACGACGAGGCGCCCGCCGAGCCGGCCGCCGAGGCTGTGCCCGAGCCCGCTGCCGCGGCTCCGGCCGCGCCGCAGGCCGCGCCCGCCGAGGGCAACGGCAACGGCCATAACGGCGACGGACGCACGTTCGTGAGCCCGGTCGTCGCCCGCATGGTCGCCGAGCACGGCCTCGACGTCAGCGCGATCCCCGGCACCGGCCGCGGCGGCCGCGTGACGAAGAAGGACGTGCAGCAGTTCATCGACTCGGGCGGCACCGCCGCCCCGGCGCAGGCGCCCGCCGAGGTGCACGACGTGCCCCACTTCGCCCCGCCGCCCGAGGCGCCCGAGACGGCCGCGCCGGCCGCCCCGGCTCCGGCCCCGCCGGCCGCTCCCGCGGCGCCGGCGGTCGAGGTCGCCGCACCGGGCCAGGCCGGCCCCGGCGAGGAGCTCTACCGCTTCAACACGATCCGCAAGGTGATCGCGCGGCACATGCGCCACTCGCTCGAGACCGCCGCCCAGGTGACGACCGTGATCGAGGTCGACATGACCGGCGTCGTCAACCTGCGCAAGAAGTGGAAGCCGGAGTACCAGAGCCGCTACGGCGTCAACCTGACGTACGTCCCGTTCGTCGCCCGCGCCACCATCGACGCGATCGGCCGCTGGCCGTGGGTGAACGCCGAGGTGCAGGGCGAGAGCGCGCTCATCAAGAAGTACGTGAACCTGGGCATGGCCGTCGCCGTCGACGACGCCAAGGGCCTGATGGTGCCGGTGATCCAGCACGCCGAGGAGAAGAACCTCGTCGGCCTCTCCCGCTCGGTGATCGAGCTGGCCGACAGGGCCCGGACGAAGACGCTCTCGCCCGACGAGATGAGCGGCGGCACCTTCACGATCACGAACCCCGGCGTGTTCGGGGCGCTGATCGGCACGCCGATCATCCCCGAGGGGCAGGTCGCCATCCTCGACGTCGAGGCGATCGTGAAGCGCCCGGTCGTGGTCACCGACGCGCACGGCAACGACGCCATCGCGATCCGCCACATGATGTTCCTGTGCCTCAGCTACGACCACCGCCTGGTGGACGGGGCATATGCGGCCCAGTTCATGGCCCAGGTGAAGCAGAACCTGGAGAGCTGGGACGAGAACGCCTTCGGCCTCTAG
- the lipB gene encoding lipoyl(octanoyl) transferase LipB — MAGAYLYDLHGLTPYADALRLQQELAAARSQQAIPDTVVLLEHEPVITLGSRAVRAEELPLAADEYAARGIEIVEVPRGGRSTYHGPGQLVCYPILDLNDRGRDLRRHVRGLEQTIVRTLAGFGIAGSGRDEPHQSGVWVDDRKIASIGVRCARWVTSHGLAVNVDLDLGVYELFDACGLGKARFTSIAAEAGRPVTTDEVRGPLLDALCEAFGLELETVPAEDHALV; from the coding sequence ATGGCCGGCGCCTACCTCTACGACCTGCACGGGCTGACCCCGTACGCCGACGCGTTGCGGCTCCAGCAGGAGCTGGCCGCGGCCCGCTCGCAGCAGGCGATCCCCGACACGGTCGTCCTGCTCGAGCACGAGCCGGTCATCACGCTGGGCTCGCGGGCGGTGCGGGCGGAGGAGCTGCCGCTGGCCGCCGACGAGTACGCAGCGCGCGGGATCGAGATCGTCGAGGTGCCGCGCGGCGGCCGCTCCACCTACCACGGCCCGGGCCAGCTCGTCTGCTACCCGATCCTCGACCTGAACGACCGCGGCCGCGACCTGCGCCGGCACGTGCGCGGGCTCGAGCAGACGATCGTGCGCACGCTGGCCGGGTTCGGGATCGCGGGCAGTGGGCGGGACGAGCCGCACCAGAGCGGCGTCTGGGTGGACGACCGCAAGATCGCGTCGATCGGCGTTCGCTGCGCCCGCTGGGTGACGAGTCACGGCCTGGCCGTGAACGTCGATCTCGACCTCGGCGTGTACGAGCTCTTCGACGCGTGCGGCCTGGGCAAGGCCCGGTTCACCTCGATCGCGGCCGAGGCCGGGCGCCCGGTCACCACCGACGAGGTGCGCGGGCCGCTGCTCGACGCGCTGTGCGAGGCGTTCGGGCTCGAGCTCGAGACCGTGCCGGCGGAGGATCATGCCCTGGTCTGA
- the lipA gene encoding lipoyl synthase — protein MPWSELQKARPQWMTVKAPSPNGRFTELRGLMREGGLHTVCEEARCPNIGECWGRGTATFQILGDVCTRACRYCAVTSGRPESAPEPLEPLRVARAVDRMGLRHVVVTSVDRDDLPDRGAGHFAATIRAIRRASPGCGVEVLVPDFLGFRDEALRTVLEAAPDVFNHNIETAEHLYRRVRPKGDYAKALDLLDRAKDVWAEIHPGRPPLMTKSGMIVGMGESDGDILGVMRDLRAHRVDVVTIGQYLQPTERHLPLDRWVTPEQFRRYRVEGEAMGFGSVFAGPLVRSSYRAEEQRLAAGGGSRAVAH, from the coding sequence ATGCCCTGGTCTGAGCTCCAGAAGGCGCGGCCGCAGTGGATGACCGTCAAGGCGCCGTCGCCCAACGGCCGCTTCACGGAGCTGCGCGGGCTGATGCGCGAGGGCGGTCTGCACACGGTGTGCGAGGAGGCCCGCTGTCCCAACATCGGCGAGTGCTGGGGCCGCGGCACGGCCACCTTCCAGATCCTCGGCGACGTCTGCACGCGCGCCTGCCGCTACTGCGCGGTCACGTCCGGCCGGCCCGAGTCGGCCCCCGAGCCGCTCGAGCCGCTGCGGGTCGCCCGCGCGGTGGATCGGATGGGGCTGCGCCACGTCGTCGTCACGTCGGTCGACCGCGACGACCTGCCCGATCGGGGGGCGGGCCATTTCGCCGCCACCATCCGGGCGATCCGGCGGGCCAGCCCCGGCTGCGGCGTCGAGGTGCTCGTACCCGACTTCCTCGGGTTCCGCGACGAGGCCCTGCGGACGGTGCTCGAGGCCGCCCCCGACGTCTTCAACCACAACATCGAGACGGCCGAGCACCTGTACCGGCGCGTGCGGCCGAAGGGCGACTACGCAAAGGCGCTCGATTTGCTCGACCGGGCCAAGGACGTCTGGGCCGAGATCCACCCCGGCCGGCCGCCGCTGATGACGAAGTCCGGGATGATCGTCGGCATGGGCGAGTCCGACGGCGACATCCTCGGCGTCATGCGCGACCTGCGCGCACACCGGGTCGACGTGGTCACGATCGGCCAGTACCTCCAGCCCACCGAGCGCCACCTGCCGCTCGACCGCTGGGTGACACCGGAGCAGTTCCGCCGCTACCGCGTCGAGGGCGAGGCGATGGGCTTCGGGTCGGTGTTCGCCGGCCCGCTCGTGCGCTCGAGCTACCGGGCCGAGGAGCAGCGGCTCGCGGCCGGGGGCGGCTCGCGCGCCGTCGCGCACTAG
- a CDS encoding polysaccharide deacetylase family protein, giving the protein MGRALAAVACAAAAAYASPALGAVGRLRYPGVVRRLEGRDDAVALTFDDGPHPAGTPAVLAELDRHGLVATFYVVAARARRHPAQLVEVVAAGHGLGLHGGPHLPHALLPPLVLERVLERARAEVEELAGAEVRSVRAPFGAASLATLRYAAGAGLPLVSWSRWGRDWEPGAAPDAIARRVAGGVEGGDILLLHDSDAYSARGSWGRTVEALPEIAGRIRDAGLETVRVG; this is encoded by the coding sequence ATGGGAAGGGCGCTAGCGGCGGTCGCCTGTGCGGCGGCCGCGGCCTACGCGTCGCCGGCGCTCGGGGCGGTCGGCCGGCTGCGCTACCCCGGCGTCGTGCGCCGGCTCGAGGGCCGCGACGATGCGGTCGCGCTCACCTTCGACGACGGACCGCACCCGGCCGGGACACCGGCGGTGCTCGCCGAGCTCGACCGCCACGGGCTCGTCGCCACCTTCTACGTGGTCGCGGCCCGGGCCCGCCGCCACCCGGCACAGCTGGTGGAGGTCGTCGCGGCCGGGCACGGGCTTGGCCTGCACGGCGGCCCGCACCTGCCGCACGCGCTCCTGCCCCCGCTCGTTCTCGAGCGGGTGCTCGAGCGCGCCCGGGCCGAGGTCGAGGAGCTGGCCGGCGCCGAGGTGCGGAGCGTGCGGGCGCCATTTGGCGCCGCCAGCCTGGCCACCCTGCGCTATGCCGCCGGGGCCGGGCTCCCGCTCGTCAGCTGGTCACGGTGGGGCCGTGACTGGGAGCCGGGGGCGGCGCCGGATGCCATCGCCCGCCGTGTCGCCGGGGGCGTCGAGGGCGGCGACATCCTGCTCCTGCACGACTCGGACGCCTACTCGGCCCGGGGGTCGTGGGGGCGCACGGTCGAAGCCCTGCCCGAGATCGCGGGCCGCATCCGCGATGCGGGACTGGAGACCGTGCGCGTGGGCTAG
- a CDS encoding glycosyltransferase translates to MRVLILSAPVGAGHDAAARGVAAELRARGAEVEIDDGLALIGRLVHRLVVDGYHCQIEYAPWSWRVLYRVTRSRRLIRLGGAFLALRGGRRLRERIESGGYDAVVSAYPVVSMVLARLRRTGKLRVPCCTLVTDFDPHPAWVHPELDANLGVGGVCSEGMRPVRPPVPVPPDDPTLRPCMRERLELAPGERAVLIVGGAWGVGHLHDAALSVAAVPGMRPIVVAGHNDGLRRRIETDPALEGVTVFGFTGLMAGLMAASDVLVANAGGLTCLEAFAAGLPVVMFDPLPGHGEDNGRHMERAGMITAAASEPGLRALLADNGFWSVRAPETAARALALFERPCTAEHLAALRPAAGPTRALVRVRRVAVVTAAVMALGMADKLGDAVAATPVSAHHGAVVQQWEGR, encoded by the coding sequence GTGAGGGTTCTCATCCTCTCCGCCCCGGTTGGTGCCGGACACGATGCGGCTGCGCGCGGCGTGGCCGCGGAGCTGCGCGCGCGGGGCGCCGAAGTCGAGATCGACGACGGGCTGGCGCTGATCGGCCGCTTGGTGCACCGGCTGGTGGTCGACGGATACCACTGCCAGATCGAGTATGCACCGTGGTCATGGCGCGTGCTGTATCGCGTCACCCGCTCCCGCCGGCTGATCCGGCTCGGCGGGGCGTTCCTGGCGCTGCGGGGCGGGCGCCGGCTGCGGGAGCGGATCGAGTCCGGCGGCTACGACGCCGTCGTGTCCGCCTATCCGGTGGTCTCGATGGTGCTCGCCCGCCTGCGCCGGACGGGCAAGCTGCGCGTCCCCTGCTGCACGCTCGTCACCGACTTCGACCCGCACCCGGCCTGGGTGCACCCCGAGCTCGACGCCAACCTGGGCGTCGGCGGCGTCTGCAGCGAGGGGATGCGGCCCGTGCGGCCGCCGGTGCCGGTGCCGCCGGACGACCCCACGCTGCGCCCGTGCATGCGCGAGCGGTTGGAGCTCGCGCCCGGCGAGCGCGCAGTCCTGATCGTCGGCGGTGCCTGGGGCGTCGGGCACCTGCACGACGCGGCCCTTTCGGTCGCGGCCGTGCCGGGGATGCGCCCGATCGTCGTCGCCGGGCACAACGACGGCCTGCGCCGGCGGATCGAGACCGACCCCGCGCTCGAGGGGGTCACCGTCTTCGGGTTCACGGGGCTGATGGCCGGGCTGATGGCCGCGAGCGACGTCCTGGTCGCGAACGCCGGCGGCCTCACCTGCCTCGAGGCCTTCGCGGCCGGCCTCCCCGTCGTCATGTTCGACCCGCTCCCGGGCCACGGCGAGGACAACGGCCGGCACATGGAGCGGGCCGGGATGATCACGGCCGCCGCGAGCGAGCCCGGCCTGCGGGCGCTGCTCGCCGACAACGGTTTCTGGTCCGTCCGGGCACCCGAGACGGCCGCGAGGGCGCTGGCCCTCTTCGAGCGCCCCTGCACGGCCGAGCATCTCGCCGCCCTGCGCCCCGCCGCCGGCCCGACCCGCGCGCTGGTGCGGGTGCGCCGCGTCGCCGTCGTCACCGCGGCGGTGATGGCGCTCGGCATGGCCGACAAGTTGGGCGACGCCGTCGCGGCGACGCCGGTCTCCGCCCATCACGGCGCCGTGGTGCAGCAATGGGAAGGGCGCTAG